In Lotus japonicus ecotype B-129 chromosome 5, LjGifu_v1.2, one genomic interval encodes:
- the LOC130717368 gene encoding delta(8)-fatty-acid desaturase 1-like: protein MAEAISPGKRTFISLEELKQHNKRGDAWISIDGKIYDVSDWLNHHPGGELPLLNLAGQDVTDAFLALHPVSARRNLPALFTGVYLRDYAVSDVSRDYRSLASELTKMGLFDKKEHGALISLCVMAVLFCASVSGVLLSDSAWVHVGCAALMGFQWIQSGWIGHDSGHYQIMVNRRFNRFVQILSGNCLTGISIGWWKWNHNAHHIACNSLDFDPDLQHLPFFVVSSRFFSSLTSCFYERKMNFDPVARFLVSYQHLSYYPVMCFARINLFAQSFMLLLSKRKVPNRWVELSGLLVFWIWYPLLVSCLPNWGERVLFVLVSFSVTGIQHVQFTLNHFSASVYVGPPTAHDWFEKQTHGTLDVSCSPWMDWFHGGLQFQVEHHLFPRLPRCHLRKISPLVKDLCKKHNLPYNCVSFWKANVLTLRTLRNAALQARDLSNPVPKNLVWEAVNTHG from the coding sequence ATGGCGGAAGCAATATCGCCGGGAAAGAGAACCTTCATTTCGTTAGAAGAGCTAAAGCAACACAACAAGCGCGGCGACGCGTGGATCTCAATCGACGGCAAGATCTACGACGTCTCCGACTGGCTCAACCACCACCCCGGCGGCGAGCTTCCCCTCCTCAACCTCGCCGGCCAGGACGTCACCGACGCGTTCCTCGCCCTCCACCCTGTCTCCGCTCGCCGCAACCTCCCCGCCCTCTTCACCGGCGTCTACCTCCGCGACTACGCCGTCTCCGACGTCTCCCGCGACTACCGGAGCCTCGCCTCGGAGCTCACGAAGATGGGTCTCTTCGACAAGAAGGAGCACGGCGCGCTCATCTCGCTCTGCGTCATGGCGGTGCTGTTCTGCGCCAGCGTCAGCGGGGTTCTCCTCTCCGACAGCGCGTGGGTGCATGTGGGTTGCGCCGCCTTGATGGGGTTCCAGTGGATTCAGAGTGGGTGGATTGGGCATGATTCTGGGCACTACCAGATCATGGTGAACCGGAGATTCAACCGGTTTGTTCAGATCCTCTCTGGGAACTGTCTCACTGGGATCAGCATTGGGTGGTGGAAGTGGAACCACAATGCTCACCACATTGCTTGTAACAGCCTTGACTTTGACCCTGATCTTCAACACTTACCATTCTTTGTGGTTTCTTCCaggttcttttcttcactcactTCATGCTTCTATGAGAGGAAGATGAACTTTGACCCTGTTGCTAGATTCTTAGTCAGTTACCAGCATTTGTCATATTACCCTGTAATGTGCTTTGCTAGAATCAATTTGTTTGCTCAGTCTTTCATGTTGTTGTTGTCCAAGAGAAAGGTGCCTAATAGATGGGTGGAGCTTTCAGGGTTGCTTGTGTTCTGGATTTGGTATCCATTGTTGGTTTCATGCTTGCCCAATTGGGGTGAGAGGGTTTTGTTTGTGCTTGTTTCATTTTCTGTTACTGGGATTCAGCATGTGCAGTTCACTTTGAATCACTTCTCAGCAAGTGTGTATGTTGGTCCACCAACTGCTCATGATTGGTTTGAGAAGCAGACTCATGGGACTCTTGATGTCAGTTGCTCTCCTTGGATGGATTGGTTTCATGGTGGCTTGCAGTTTCAAGTGGAGCACCACCTTTTTCCGCGGCTTCCCCGGTGCCATCTCAGGAAAATTTCACCCCTGGTTAAGGATCTGTGCAAGAAACACAATCTTCCTTATAATTGTGTGTCCTTCTGGAAAGCCAATGTGCTGACGCTTCGGACGCTCCGGAACGCCGCCTTGCAGGCTCGGGACCTTTCTAATCCTGTTCCCAAGAATTTGGTTTGGGAAGCTGTTAATACTCATGGTTGA
- the LOC130718076 gene encoding protein indeterminate-domain 7-like — MKRGMVVDENMSNLTSASSEVSASSEIRNENGSLYPQLYSSNATNQEPQPKRKRSLPGHPDPEAEVMALSPQTLMATNRFICEICNKGFRRDQNLQLHRRGHNLPWKLKKRNGNEPIRRKVYVCPEPTCVHHDPSRALGDLTGIKKHFFRKHGEKKWKCEKCSKRYAVQSDWKAHSKVCGTREYRCDCGTLFSRRDSFITHRAFCDALAHDSTSAITALNPLLSSHTQILSHMHSSNGLQAPPVKREQDFNLRPEIPSWLACSTSVPPPPLLQTHLDQSFVIHHENPNPSTTLLPHHLNNSTSSNYPHMSATDFLQKASQIGVTVSKTTTPSPSPFMLRPHMMMQQQVHVPEMVMASSSAVSGIVMPSRDEIGTGGYFTHGLASYGNKAAITSGYFEADQASCLYHDMMGGTVPQTYERDMFMRVSHQQVLGSKPAESTQEMFMRGMFNPTRDADDGNFEYELVSKSTQPQFSKSDKVSSGGAGDDEMTRDFLSLRAFSHMSGLDPLGSLSYGKQNHDHAQWQG, encoded by the exons ATGAAGAGAGGTATGGTGGTGGATGAAAATATGTCCAATTTGACATCAGCATCAAGTGAAGTAAGTGCTTCTTCAGAAATCAGGAATGAAAACGGTTCTCTCTATCCTCAGCTCTACTCCTCCAATGCTACAAATCAAGAACCACAACCCAAGAGGAAGAGAAGCCTTCCAGGCCACCCAG ATCCTGAGGCTGAAGTGATGGCCTTGAGTCCCCAGACACTCATGGCAACGAACAGGTTCATTTGTGAGATTTGCAACAAAGGGTTTAGAAGAGATCAGAATCTGCAGCTTCATAGAAGAGGGCATAATTTGCCATGGAAgctgaagaaaagaaatggCAATGAACCAATAAGAAGGAAAGTGTATGTGTGCCCAGAGCCAACATGCGTTCACCATGACCCATCAAGGGCCCTTGGAGACTTAACTGGAATCAAGAAGCACTTTTTCAGGAAGCATGGGGAGAAGAAATGGAAGTGTGAGAAGTGTTCCAAGCGTTATGCAGTTCAATCAGATTGGAAAGCCCACTCCAAAGTTTGTGGCACCAGAGAGTATAGATGTGACTGTGGAACCCTCTTCTCCAG GAGGGACAGTTTTATCACTCACAGAGCCTTCTGTGATGCTTTAGCACATGACAGCACTAGTGCAATCACAGCACTGAACCCTCTACTCTCCTCTCACACTCAAATTCTCAGCCACATGCACAGTAGCAATGGCCTTCAAGCACCACCAGTGAAAAGAGAGCAAGACTTCAATCTAAGACCAGAAATTCCCTCATGGTTGGCTTGCTCTACATcagttccaccaccaccattactCCAAACCCATTTGGACCAGTCTTTTGTTATCCACCATGAAAACCCTAACCCTAGTACAACCTTGCTTCCTCATCATCTCAACAACTCCACTAGTTCGAATTATCCTCACATGTCAGCCACTGATTTCCTGCAAAAGGCATCACAAATAGGTGTAACAGTGAGCAAAACAAcaacaccatcaccatcaccattcaTGCTTAGACCCCACATGATGATGCAGCAGCAGGTTCACGTGCCTGAAATGGTTATGGCTTCATCTTCAGCTGTTTCTGGAATAGTTATGCCTTCACGTGATGAAATAGGAACTGGTGGTTATTTTACTCATGGCTTGGCTTCTTATGGGAATAAAGCTGCAATCACCTCTGGCTACTTTGAAGCTGATCAAGCATCTTGTCTTTACCATGATATGATGGGTGGTACTGTGCCTCAAACCTATGAGAGGGATATGTTTATGAGGGTTTCCCATCAACAGGTCCTCGGTTCGAAACCAGCAGAATCTACTCAAGAGATGTTTATGAGGGGAATGTTTAACCCAACAAGAGATGCTGATGATGGTAACTTCGAATATGAACTTGTTTCCAAATCAACACAACCCCAGTTTAGtaaaagtgacaaggtttcttCAGGTGGTGCCGGTGATGATGAAATGACAAGGGATTTTCTGAGTCTGAGAGCGTTTTCTCATATGTCTGGGCTTGATCCTTTGGGTTCTTTATCATATGGCAAGCAAAATCATGACCATGCACAATGGCAAGGCTAA
- the LOC130718077 gene encoding putative uncharacterized protein YDL057W yields MSDSRSQRRITVRNHHGENLVGILHDAASTALVVVCHGFQSSKEKIPMVNLAAALEKDGISAFRFDFAGNGESEGSFQYGNYYREVEDLRAVVQHFREEKYVTTAIVGHSKGGNVVLLYASKYKDIQTVVNISGRFNLAGGMESRLGKNFVQRIKQDGFIDVKNKRGEIMYRVTEESLMDRLTTITHLACISIPQNCRVLTIHGSMDQTVPAEDALEFDKFISNHELRIIEGADHEYSHHQDELTHLVLEFIKIHNDKDKDTSLQTRFGTIDKTIRSRF; encoded by the exons ATGAGCGATTCTCGTTCACAAAGGAGGATCACAGTGCGAAACCACCATGGAGAAAACCTTGTCGGAATCTTACATGATGCAGCTTCAACTGCACTTGTTGTCGTGTGCCACGGTTTCCAATCTTCcaag GAAAAGATCCCAATGGTGAACCTTGCTGCTGCTCTGGAGAAAGATGGAATCAGTGCTTTCCGCTTCGACTTTGCTGGAAATGG GGAAAGTGAAGGTTCATTTCAGTATGGTAACTATTACAGAGAAGTTGAGGACCTGCGAGCTGTAGTTCAACACTTCCGTGAGGAGAAATATGTAACTACGGCCATTGTTGGTCACAGTAAAG GGGGTAATGTGGTGCTCTTATATGCCTCAAAATATAAGGATATTCAGACGGTTGTCAATATATCTGGTCGGTTTAATCTAGCGGGAGGCATGGAAAGTCGCTTGGGTAAAAATTTTGTTCAAAGGATCAAACAAGATGGATTTATAGATGTTAAAAATAAAAGAG GGGAGATCATGTATCGCGTTACTGAAGAAAGTTTGATGGATCGCCTAACTACTATAACACATCTTGCTTGCATATCAATTCCTCAAAATTGCAG AGTGTTAACAATTCATGGATCCATGGATCAAACTGTACCAGCAGAAGATGCTTTGGAGTTTGATAAGTTCATATCTAATCATGAACTGCGCATCATAGAAGGAGCTGATCATGAATATTCTCATCATCAAGATGAACTGACCCACTTAGTATTGGAATTTATCAAGATTCATAATGACAAAGACAAAGATACATCTTTGCAGACACGATTTGGAACAATAGATAAAACTATTCGATCACGATTCTAG